A part of Chitinimonas koreensis genomic DNA contains:
- a CDS encoding BON domain-containing protein, protein MQRSPLFPVLLAAALATLGLAGCDRRPADQPPPTTDTAPVAPTDVPTPMPSSDMPPADGSSAGAQIENAGEKAGQAIDDATVTTKVKAALAADAGLKTLKLDVDTKDGAVTVRGNVDSQTTADNVARVAQGVEGVKSVNSQLTVKP, encoded by the coding sequence ATGCAACGCTCGCCACTCTTCCCCGTCCTGCTGGCCGCCGCGCTGGCCACCCTGGGTCTCGCCGGCTGCGACCGCCGCCCCGCCGACCAGCCGCCGCCCACCACCGACACCGCCCCGGTGGCGCCGACCGACGTCCCGACGCCGATGCCGAGCAGCGACATGCCGCCGGCCGACGGCAGCAGTGCCGGCGCCCAGATCGAGAATGCCGGCGAGAAGGCCGGCCAGGCGATCGACGACGCCACCGTCACCACCAAGGTCAAGGCCGCGCTGGCCGCCGACGCCGGCCTCAAGACGCTGAAGCTCGACGTCGACACCAAGGACGGCGCGGTCACCGTGCGCGGCAACGTCGATTCGCAGACCACCGCCGACAACGTCGCCCGCGTCGCCCAGGGCGTCGAGGGCGTCAAGAGCGTGAACAGCCAGCTCACCGTCAAGCCTTGA
- the cls gene encoding cardiolipin synthase yields MHPESRLHGAWLATRRHWLLAAVLALGLLASCVGCASLPELHEQAQAAPVATPQMRGAHGVLPQAQRAAILARLKRERGDIDILERHVALEGALVGSPLVLGNRTTLLLDGPDTYAAMFKALEGARDHINLEVYIFEDDEMGRRFVDLLLAKQAEGVQVNILYDSIGSLGTPAAFFDTLRQAGVRVLEFNPVNPLKVRKEWLLNNRDHRKLLIVDGQTAFLGGVNISHVYSSGSSFSRSRPKPAADGKPVTPWRDTHLQIDGPVVAEFQKAFLDTWQRQHGEPLPARNYFPGSPPRGNDLVRAVGSRAADDHSLLYAALISAIVSAERRVYVTNAYFVPDPQLVQALQDAARRGVDVRLILPGKTDSWITYHAGRSHYAELLEAGVKIYERRHALLHAKTVMIDGVWSSVGSTNLDWRSFLHNDELDAIVLGAGFADRLKAAFLRDQAESQRIGAEEWADRSPMLRIKEWSARLLEYWL; encoded by the coding sequence ATGCACCCCGAATCGCGCTTGCACGGCGCCTGGCTAGCGACCCGGCGTCACTGGCTGCTGGCCGCCGTACTGGCCCTCGGCCTGCTCGCTTCCTGCGTCGGCTGCGCCAGCCTGCCCGAGCTGCACGAGCAGGCCCAGGCCGCGCCGGTCGCCACCCCGCAGATGCGCGGCGCGCACGGCGTGCTGCCGCAGGCCCAGCGCGCGGCCATCCTGGCCCGGCTCAAGCGCGAACGCGGCGACATCGACATCCTCGAACGCCACGTCGCGCTCGAGGGCGCGCTGGTCGGCAGCCCGCTGGTGCTGGGCAACCGTACCACCCTGCTGCTCGACGGGCCGGACACCTATGCGGCCATGTTCAAGGCGCTCGAAGGCGCGCGCGACCACATCAATCTCGAGGTCTACATCTTCGAGGACGACGAGATGGGCCGCCGTTTCGTCGACCTCCTGCTGGCCAAGCAGGCCGAGGGCGTGCAGGTCAACATCCTGTACGACAGCATCGGCTCGCTCGGCACGCCGGCCGCCTTCTTCGACACGCTGCGCCAGGCCGGCGTGCGGGTGCTCGAATTCAACCCGGTCAATCCGCTCAAGGTGCGCAAGGAGTGGCTGCTCAACAACCGCGACCACCGCAAGCTCTTGATCGTCGACGGCCAGACCGCCTTCCTCGGCGGCGTCAACATCAGCCACGTCTATTCCAGCGGCAGCAGCTTCTCCCGCAGCCGGCCCAAGCCTGCGGCCGACGGCAAGCCGGTCACGCCGTGGCGCGACACCCATCTGCAGATCGACGGCCCGGTGGTGGCCGAATTCCAGAAGGCCTTCCTCGACACCTGGCAGCGCCAGCACGGCGAGCCGCTGCCGGCGCGCAACTACTTCCCCGGCAGCCCGCCGCGCGGCAACGACCTGGTGCGCGCGGTCGGCAGCCGCGCGGCCGACGACCACAGCCTGCTCTACGCCGCGCTGATCTCGGCCATCGTCAGCGCCGAGCGGCGGGTCTACGTGACCAACGCCTACTTCGTGCCCGATCCGCAGCTGGTGCAGGCGCTGCAGGACGCCGCCCGCCGCGGCGTCGACGTGCGGCTGATCCTGCCCGGCAAGACCGATTCGTGGATCACCTACCATGCCGGCCGCTCGCACTACGCCGAGCTGCTCGAGGCCGGCGTGAAGATCTACGAGCGGCGCCATGCGCTCCTGCATGCCAAGACGGTGATGATCGACGGCGTCTGGTCCAGCGTCGGCTCGACCAATCTCGACTGGCGCAGCTTCCTGCACAACGACGAGCTGGACGCGATCGTGCTCGGCGCCGGCTTCGCCGACCGGCTCAAGGCGGCCTTCCTGCGCGACCAGGCCGAGTCGCAGCGGATCGGCGCGGAGGAATGGGCGGACCGGTCGCCGATGCTGCGCATCAAGGAATGGAGTGCGCGGCTGTTGGAATATTGGTTGTAG
- a CDS encoding CsbD family protein, with product MNWDRIEGNWKQMTGKVKEQWGKLTDDDLDVIAGKRDQLAGKIQESYGITKDEAEKQLNDWERRI from the coding sequence ATGAACTGGGACCGCATCGAAGGCAACTGGAAGCAAATGACCGGCAAGGTCAAGGAACAGTGGGGCAAGCTGACCGACGACGATCTCGACGTGATCGCAGGCAAGCGCGACCAGCTGGCCGGCAAGATCCAGGAAAGCTACGGCATCACCAAGGACGAAGCCGAGAAGCAGCTGAACGACTGGGAACGCCGGATCTGA
- a CDS encoding DUF1328 domain-containing protein, translated as MLHYAAVFFVIALIAAVFGFGGIAAGAAEIAKILFFIFLIVFVVTLVMGLFRR; from the coding sequence ATGCTGCATTACGCCGCCGTCTTTTTCGTGATCGCCCTGATCGCCGCCGTGTTCGGCTTCGGCGGTATCGCCGCCGGTGCCGCGGAGATCGCCAAGATCCTGTTCTTCATCTTCCTGATCGTGTTCGTGGTCACGCTGGTGATGGGCCTGTTCCGCCGCTAG
- a CDS encoding DUF883 family protein produces the protein MTTPSTPAKEQLKTDLGQVKSDLGQVVQEARAAIAGATHDAMHKLGCTRDQLADRYHSIEHANYQYVVRHPGRSLAAAAVIGIAIGYLLGLRRGGGQD, from the coding sequence ATGACCACCCCGTCCACCCCCGCCAAAGAACAACTGAAGACCGACCTGGGCCAGGTGAAGTCCGACCTCGGCCAGGTCGTGCAGGAAGCCCGCGCCGCCATCGCCGGCGCCACCCACGACGCGATGCACAAGCTCGGCTGCACGCGCGACCAGCTGGCCGACCGCTATCACAGCATCGAGCACGCCAATTACCAGTACGTGGTCCGCCATCCGGGCCGCAGCCTGGCCGCCGCCGCCGTGATCGGCATCGCCATCGGCTACCTGCTCGGCCTGCGCCGCGGCGGCGGCCAGGATTGA
- a CDS encoding ferritin-like domain-containing protein encodes MATPILSDVATLRARARQHLEQGAVTPGYQADVDAVVQLLNEALATELVCVLRYKHHYFMATGLNSDSVAAEFAEHAGQEMEHADQIARRIVQLGGTPDMAPDTLTARSHAEYVVGGSLVDMIREDLVAERIAIDSYREMIAWLGERDPTTRRLLEDILAVEEEHADDLAGLLDTVQPAMPAALLMPH; translated from the coding sequence ATGGCCACCCCGATCCTGAGCGACGTCGCCACGCTGCGCGCCCGCGCGCGCCAGCATCTCGAGCAGGGCGCCGTCACGCCCGGCTACCAGGCCGACGTCGACGCCGTGGTGCAGCTGCTCAACGAAGCGCTCGCCACCGAACTCGTCTGCGTGCTGCGCTACAAGCACCACTACTTCATGGCCACCGGCCTCAATTCCGACAGCGTGGCGGCCGAGTTCGCCGAGCACGCCGGCCAGGAGATGGAGCACGCCGACCAGATCGCCCGCCGCATCGTGCAGCTCGGCGGCACGCCCGACATGGCGCCGGACACGCTGACCGCGCGCAGCCACGCCGAATACGTGGTCGGCGGCTCGCTGGTCGACATGATCCGCGAGGACCTGGTGGCCGAACGGATCGCCATCGACAGCTACCGCGAGATGATCGCCTGGCTCGGCGAGCGCGACCCGACCACCCGCCGCCTGCTGGAGGACATCCTGGCGGTCGAGGAGGAACACGCCGACGACCTGGCCGGCCTGCTCGACACCGTGCAGCCCGCCATGCCGGCCGCCCTGCTGATGCCGCACTGA
- a CDS encoding LysR substrate-binding domain-containing protein has protein sequence MTKPQRFDLTDLRVLIAVAEAGSLSRAAAALPLALSAVSSRLRQLEDRLDLALFERHAGGVRPTAAGEALLEHARRILRAAHDAQAAMDGLAGQRREQLKLWANTTANSTVLPAALGRFLAEHPYLDVTLVERPSREVAQAVERGEADLGVIDGGYESPGLVVLPLGRYRLAVLAPPGHALAAGPDCSFRELTRHPLVGLPDGSAMQRFVEHMAALAGLELHVRARAPSFAAIARLVLGGAGVALVPESTGQGYRDAMGLALVALSDDWAERELKICVREWASLTPTVRALAGFLAGLD, from the coding sequence ATGACGAAACCCCAGCGCTTCGATCTGACCGACCTGCGCGTGCTGATCGCGGTCGCCGAGGCCGGCTCCCTGTCGCGCGCGGCGGCCGCGCTGCCGCTGGCGCTGTCGGCGGTCAGCAGCCGGCTGCGCCAGCTGGAGGATCGGCTCGACCTGGCGCTGTTCGAGCGCCATGCCGGCGGCGTGCGGCCGACGGCGGCCGGCGAGGCGCTGCTCGAACATGCACGCCGCATCCTGCGCGCGGCGCACGACGCCCAGGCGGCGATGGACGGGCTGGCCGGCCAGCGGCGCGAGCAGCTGAAGCTGTGGGCCAACACCACCGCCAACAGCACGGTGCTGCCGGCTGCGCTGGGCCGCTTCCTGGCCGAGCATCCCTATCTCGACGTGACGCTGGTCGAGCGGCCCAGCCGCGAGGTGGCGCAGGCGGTCGAGCGCGGCGAGGCCGACCTGGGCGTGATCGACGGCGGCTACGAGTCGCCCGGCCTGGTGGTGCTGCCGCTGGGCCGCTACCGGCTGGCGGTGCTGGCGCCGCCGGGCCACGCGCTGGCGGCCGGGCCGGATTGCAGCTTCCGCGAGCTGACGCGCCATCCGCTGGTGGGCCTGCCCGACGGCAGCGCCATGCAGCGCTTCGTCGAGCACATGGCCGCGCTGGCCGGGCTGGAACTGCACGTGCGCGCCCGCGCGCCGAGCTTCGCCGCGATCGCCCGGCTGGTGCTCGGCGGCGCCGGCGTGGCGCTGGTGCCGGAGAGCACCGGCCAGGGCTACCGCGACGCGATGGGGCTGGCGCTGGTGGCGCTGAGCGACGACTGGGCCGAGCGCGAGCTGAAGATCTGCGTGCGCGAGTGGGCGTCGCTGACGCCGACGGTCAGGGCGCTGGCGGGGTTTCTGGCGGGACTGGATTGA
- a CDS encoding DMT family transporter, which translates to MSDAQTLPFADPATEPWYHDGRMLAMLSAAAFSLKAIFVKLAYAAYPVDAVTLLLLRMSIALPAFVWLATAGSPAAKRQPLTRRQWGGLIALGLLGYYLSSLFDFIGLMTISAGLERLILFTYPTVVLLLEASWRKRPVPRGVWLGMALTYLGLVAAFGHDLRHQGELAAVLVGAGWVFLSSLTYSGYYLGTAALIGRVGSARLAGIAGGAAALFVIAHFALTHPFTALAALPAAVWAGRPPWPSSRPCCRSGWRRAPWSGSAPATPPRSARWARR; encoded by the coding sequence ATGTCCGACGCCCAGACGCTGCCCTTCGCCGATCCCGCAACCGAACCGTGGTACCACGACGGCCGCATGCTGGCCATGCTGTCGGCCGCGGCGTTCTCGCTCAAGGCCATCTTCGTCAAGCTCGCCTATGCCGCCTACCCGGTCGACGCGGTCACGCTGCTGCTGCTGCGCATGTCCATCGCGCTGCCGGCCTTCGTCTGGCTGGCCACCGCCGGCAGTCCGGCGGCGAAGCGGCAGCCGCTGACGCGGCGGCAATGGGGCGGGCTGATCGCGCTGGGCCTGCTCGGCTACTACCTGTCCAGCCTGTTCGACTTCATCGGCCTCATGACCATCTCGGCCGGGCTGGAACGGCTGATCCTGTTCACCTACCCGACCGTGGTGCTGCTGCTCGAGGCGAGCTGGCGCAAGCGGCCGGTGCCGCGCGGCGTCTGGCTCGGCATGGCGCTGACCTACCTCGGCCTGGTCGCCGCCTTCGGCCACGACCTGCGCCACCAGGGCGAGCTGGCCGCGGTGCTGGTCGGCGCCGGCTGGGTCTTCCTCAGCAGCCTCACCTACTCGGGCTACTACCTCGGCACCGCGGCGCTGATCGGCCGGGTCGGCTCGGCCCGGCTGGCCGGCATCGCCGGCGGCGCGGCCGCGCTGTTCGTGATCGCCCACTTCGCGCTCACCCACCCGTTCACCGCGCTGGCCGCGCTGCCGGCCGCGGTGTGGGCTGGTCGGCCGCCATGGCCATCGTCTCGACCGTGCTGCCGATCTGGCTGGCGGCGCGCGCCGTGGAGCGGCTCGGCGCCGGCCACACCGCCGCGATCGGCGCGCTGGGCCCGGCGCTGA
- a CDS encoding EamA family transporter: protein MAIVSTVLPIWLAARAVERLGAGHTAAIGALGPALTIVFGWIILGEAFSLMQLAGMALVIGGVWWVGRSKAG from the coding sequence ATGGCCATCGTCTCGACCGTGCTGCCGATCTGGCTGGCGGCGCGCGCCGTGGAGCGGCTCGGCGCCGGCCACACCGCCGCGATCGGCGCGCTGGGCCCGGCGCTGACCATCGTGTTCGGCTGGATCATCCTGGGCGAGGCCTTCTCGCTGATGCAGCTGGCCGGCATGGCGCTGGTGATCGGCGGCGTGTGGTGGGTGGGGCGCAGCAAGGCGGGCTGA
- the hpnD gene encoding presqualene diphosphate synthase HpnD, with the protein MTPDQYCEDKAAQSGSSFYYSFRFLPLETRRAITALYAFCREVDDVVDETHDDNVARTTLNWWRQEVANLYAGQPQHPVTRALQPHVARLALPQQQLLQVIDGMEMDLTQARYNRFDDLKQYCYLVASVVGLLSARIFGVSDDKTYVYAEKLGLAFQLTNIIRDVGEDARRGRIYLPVEELQRFDVPAADILAYRETDNFRKLMAFQIERAEALYREALEALPRADRRPQRAGLVMAAIYRATLDEIKRDGPQKVLNQRLSLTPIRKLWLAWKTWWLA; encoded by the coding sequence GTGACCCCAGATCAATATTGCGAAGACAAGGCCGCCCAGAGCGGCTCCAGCTTCTACTACAGCTTCCGCTTCCTTCCGCTGGAGACGCGCCGCGCCATCACCGCGCTGTACGCCTTCTGCCGCGAGGTCGACGACGTGGTCGACGAGACCCACGACGACAACGTCGCCCGCACCACGCTCAACTGGTGGCGCCAGGAAGTCGCCAACCTCTACGCCGGCCAGCCGCAGCACCCGGTCACCCGCGCGCTGCAGCCGCACGTGGCGCGGCTGGCGCTGCCGCAGCAGCAGCTGCTGCAGGTGATCGACGGCATGGAGATGGACCTGACCCAGGCGCGCTACAACCGCTTCGACGATCTCAAGCAGTACTGCTACCTGGTCGCCTCGGTGGTCGGCCTCTTGTCGGCGCGCATCTTCGGCGTCAGCGACGACAAGACCTACGTCTACGCCGAGAAGCTCGGCCTCGCCTTCCAGCTGACCAACATCATCCGCGACGTCGGCGAGGACGCGCGGCGCGGCCGCATCTACCTGCCGGTCGAGGAGCTGCAGCGCTTCGACGTGCCGGCCGCCGACATCCTGGCCTACCGCGAGACCGACAATTTCCGCAAGCTGATGGCCTTCCAGATCGAGCGCGCCGAGGCGCTCTACCGCGAGGCGCTGGAGGCGCTGCCGCGCGCCGACCGCCGGCCGCAGCGGGCCGGCCTGGTGATGGCCGCGATCTACCGCGCCACGCTCGACGAGATCAAGCGCGACGGGCCGCAAAAGGTGCTGAACCAGCGCCTGAGCCTGACGCCGATCCGTAAGCTCTGGCTGGCCTGGAAAACCTGGTGGCTTGCGTGA
- the hpnE gene encoding hydroxysqualene dehydroxylase HpnE yields MKRSERVAVIGAGYAGMAAATTLAAAGVAVEVFEAGPLPGGRARRVELDGLALDNGQHMAIGAYRALLGLVAQVGLRETDAFVRLPLELDVQAGPARAFRLACPRLPAPLHTLAGLLRAEGLDWPARWAAIRIMAAARLSGWTLAQDCSVADWLAAHRQPEVLVRCLWEPLTLAALNTPIATASAQVLLNVLRDSMGADRAAGDFLLPRLDLSALFPEAAATYLQARGGRLHCGALVKRLAREAGGWRLDRSDATFDAVVVALPPHRLAMLAEQAPALAVPAALIADWQWQPIYTVYLRYPAGTRLPKPMLGLVGTTAQWLFDRGALCGQDGLIAAVVSAEGPHEAWSQAELARRVAGEIARALPQLPAPEWHKVIAEKRATFACVPGLARPANATTDRTLWLAGDYTAGPYPATLEGAVRSGRAAAEGVLAGTGS; encoded by the coding sequence GTGAAGAGATCTGAGCGCGTCGCCGTGATCGGCGCCGGCTATGCCGGCATGGCCGCCGCGACCACGCTGGCCGCGGCCGGCGTGGCGGTCGAAGTGTTCGAGGCCGGCCCGCTGCCCGGCGGCCGCGCCCGCCGCGTCGAACTCGACGGCCTGGCGCTGGACAACGGCCAGCACATGGCGATCGGCGCCTACCGCGCCCTGCTCGGCCTGGTCGCGCAGGTCGGCCTCCGCGAAACGGACGCCTTCGTCCGCCTGCCGCTCGAGCTCGACGTGCAAGCCGGCCCGGCACGCGCCTTCCGGCTGGCCTGCCCGCGCCTGCCGGCGCCCCTGCACACGCTGGCCGGCCTGCTGCGCGCCGAGGGCCTCGACTGGCCGGCGCGCTGGGCCGCGATCCGCATCATGGCCGCGGCGCGGCTGAGCGGCTGGACGCTGGCGCAGGACTGCAGCGTGGCCGACTGGCTGGCCGCCCATCGCCAGCCCGAGGTGCTGGTGCGCTGCCTGTGGGAGCCGCTGACGCTGGCCGCGCTCAATACCCCGATCGCCACGGCCAGCGCCCAGGTGCTGCTCAACGTGCTGCGCGACAGCATGGGCGCCGACCGCGCCGCCGGCGACTTCCTGCTGCCGCGGCTCGACCTGTCGGCGCTGTTCCCCGAGGCCGCCGCAACCTATCTGCAGGCACGCGGCGGCCGGCTGCACTGCGGCGCGCTGGTGAAGCGGCTGGCGCGCGAGGCCGGCGGCTGGCGGCTGGACCGCAGCGATGCAACCTTCGACGCCGTCGTCGTCGCCCTGCCGCCGCACCGGCTGGCGATGCTGGCCGAGCAGGCGCCGGCGCTGGCCGTACCGGCCGCGCTGATCGCCGATTGGCAGTGGCAGCCGATCTATACCGTCTACCTGCGCTATCCGGCCGGCACCCGGCTACCCAAGCCGATGCTGGGCCTGGTCGGCACCACCGCGCAGTGGCTGTTCGACCGCGGCGCGCTGTGCGGCCAGGACGGCCTGATCGCCGCCGTGGTCAGCGCCGAAGGGCCGCACGAGGCCTGGAGCCAGGCCGAGCTGGCCAGACGGGTCGCCGGCGAGATCGCCCGCGCGCTGCCGCAGCTGCCGGCGCCCGAGTGGCACAAGGTGATCGCCGAGAAGCGCGCCACCTTCGCCTGCGTGCCCGGCCTGGCGCGGCCGGCCAACGCCACCACCGACCGCACGCTCTGGCTGGCCGGCGACTACACTGCCGGCCCCTACCCCGCCACGCTCGAAGGCGCGGTCCGCAGCGGCCGCGCAGCGGCCGAGGGCGTGCTGGCCGGCACGGGGTCGTAG
- a CDS encoding methyl-accepting chemotaxis protein yields MTSLSLKARLIAIAVFTLIGMMVLTLILLLAQRASLIDARKLQLQYQVKTVAAQFAQLEREAAAGKISREEAQRLARETVNHTSFGEGDNYFVFDRNMIELATSITQFIGSDLNKVTTPSGLNLGRAWTSALASGQGYLDYAFPRKQGETPAPKIGYGELFEPWGWYIATGVYVDDIENQFWRSVLQALLGLAVVIGVIGGAMLAMGGRILRQLGGEPDYAARTVREIAQGNLTVPVAVRAGDRSSLLASIAAMQADLRNTIHDIHGKSDTVRDEAERIRHDAGHVAAGSSQQSDAAASMAAAIEQLTVSVSHISQSAAEALALTEATRHESQAANAVIERAGDEMGKIAEGVDATSRSLTELDRHVADISRVLGVIKDIAEQTNLLALNAAIEAARAGETGRGFAVVADEVRKLAERTAQSTREIAAMTDGMQASARTAIATMETAVSRVGAGVELAQSSSQAMRTIEQNALRVVTVNQEISNALREQSQASNQIAGRVEVIANMSEENAQSVRKVTDATRSMAELANAMQAAVARFRT; encoded by the coding sequence ATGACCAGCCTCAGCCTCAAAGCCCGCCTGATCGCCATCGCCGTGTTCACCCTGATCGGCATGATGGTGCTGACCCTGATCCTGCTGCTGGCCCAGCGCGCCAGCCTGATCGACGCCCGCAAGCTGCAGTTGCAGTACCAGGTGAAGACGGTGGCGGCCCAGTTCGCCCAGCTCGAGCGCGAGGCCGCAGCCGGCAAGATCAGCCGCGAAGAGGCGCAGCGGCTGGCGCGCGAGACGGTCAACCACACCAGCTTCGGCGAAGGCGACAACTACTTCGTGTTCGACCGCAACATGATCGAGCTGGCCACCTCGATCACCCAGTTCATCGGTTCCGATCTCAACAAGGTCACCACCCCGAGCGGCCTCAACCTCGGCCGCGCCTGGACGAGCGCGCTGGCCTCGGGCCAGGGCTACCTGGATTACGCCTTCCCGCGCAAGCAGGGCGAGACGCCGGCGCCCAAGATCGGCTACGGCGAGCTGTTCGAGCCCTGGGGCTGGTACATCGCCACCGGCGTCTATGTCGACGACATCGAGAACCAGTTCTGGCGCAGCGTGCTGCAGGCGCTGCTGGGCCTCGCCGTGGTGATCGGCGTGATCGGCGGCGCCATGCTGGCGATGGGCGGCCGCATCCTGCGCCAGCTCGGCGGCGAGCCCGACTATGCGGCGCGCACCGTGCGCGAGATCGCCCAGGGCAACCTGACCGTGCCGGTCGCGGTCCGCGCCGGCGACCGCAGCAGCCTGTTGGCCAGCATCGCCGCCATGCAGGCCGACCTGCGCAACACCATCCACGACATCCACGGCAAGTCCGACACCGTGCGCGACGAGGCCGAACGCATCCGCCACGATGCCGGCCACGTCGCCGCGGGCTCGAGCCAGCAGTCGGACGCCGCCGCCTCGATGGCGGCCGCGATCGAGCAGCTCACCGTCAGCGTCAGCCACATCAGCCAGAGCGCGGCCGAGGCGCTGGCGCTGACCGAGGCGACCCGGCACGAGTCGCAGGCCGCCAACGCGGTGATCGAGCGCGCCGGCGACGAGATGGGCAAGATCGCCGAGGGCGTCGACGCCACCTCGCGCAGCCTGACCGAGCTGGACCGCCATGTCGCCGACATCTCGCGCGTGCTCGGCGTGATCAAGGACATCGCCGAGCAGACCAACCTGCTGGCGCTGAACGCCGCCATCGAGGCGGCGCGCGCCGGCGAGACCGGCCGTGGCTTCGCGGTGGTGGCCGACGAGGTACGCAAGCTGGCCGAGCGCACCGCGCAGTCGACGCGCGAGATCGCCGCCATGACCGACGGCATGCAGGCCAGCGCGCGCACCGCGATCGCCACCATGGAGACCGCGGTCAGCCGCGTCGGCGCCGGCGTCGAGCTGGCGCAGTCGTCGAGCCAGGCGATGCGCACCATCGAGCAGAACGCGCTGCGGGTGGTGACGGTGAACCAGGAGATCTCCAACGCGCTGCGCGAGCAGAGCCAGGCCAGCAACCAGATCGCCGGCCGGGTCGAGGTGATCGCCAACATGTCGGAAGAGAACGCGCAGTCGGTGCGCAAGGTGACCGACGCGACCCGCTCGATGGCCGAGCTGGCCAATGCGATGCAGGCGGCGGTGGCTCGGTTCCGGACCTAG